A window from Opitutia bacterium ISCC 52 encodes these proteins:
- a CDS encoding PQQ-binding-like beta-propeller repeat protein has protein sequence MISNFRAGIIFLVLTFYFTLSVSANWPQFRGSDGRSIADGQTLPSSIDPEKPLWKTALPTGHSSPVVWGDTIFLTGFEDMQLIMLCVSRSNGEVLWSLLRPLKELQRYSHEDSSPSVPTPSTDGERVAFLFGDYGLITTDLDGKVIWEKQFIPASYEFGYGASPTLIDGKLLINCDGGIRSGLMCLDFESGKEIWFAERSGKIISYASPFVWEDNGTTNILQAGTAQLGSYNLEDGKFLWEVDNLPVFVCTTPTADERGVYFGAWTTGNVDGSTRVRSTFPEDFPLTDEQASDPEAFFARFDSNQDRKISREELPPSRMREAFNYLDTNASGLVDFEELAPSFIDDDPETKFGRNVFVSIKPGGRGNITDTHVNWEKRKNIPYVSSPLLYQNRLYLVKKGGTVSCLDPSSGVAYYERKRLGSSGEYYASPIGVDNKILIASEPGKLIILKASDEFEILESVDMNESIKASPAIVDNHLYVRTDQHLYAF, from the coding sequence ATGATATCTAATTTTCGAGCGGGGATCATCTTCCTTGTATTAACTTTTTATTTTACACTTTCAGTCAGTGCCAACTGGCCACAGTTCCGTGGATCGGATGGTCGCTCGATTGCCGACGGACAAACACTGCCATCCAGCATTGATCCTGAGAAACCACTTTGGAAAACGGCTCTGCCAACAGGGCATTCTTCTCCTGTAGTCTGGGGAGATACGATTTTTCTAACTGGCTTCGAAGACATGCAGCTGATAATGCTCTGCGTTAGCCGATCCAACGGAGAAGTACTGTGGAGCCTTTTACGCCCATTGAAAGAGCTTCAACGCTACTCACATGAAGACAGCTCGCCTTCCGTACCAACACCTAGCACGGATGGTGAACGGGTAGCGTTTCTTTTTGGCGACTATGGTTTGATTACCACCGACCTGGACGGAAAGGTGATCTGGGAAAAACAGTTTATTCCTGCGTCCTACGAGTTCGGATACGGTGCATCACCCACCCTCATAGATGGCAAACTACTTATTAATTGTGACGGCGGTATTCGCTCTGGCCTGATGTGTCTGGATTTCGAGAGCGGAAAGGAAATCTGGTTCGCTGAAAGATCAGGAAAAATAATCAGCTACGCATCCCCGTTTGTCTGGGAAGACAATGGAACCACGAATATTCTTCAGGCAGGAACTGCTCAACTGGGATCGTACAATCTCGAAGATGGAAAATTTTTATGGGAAGTGGACAATCTGCCCGTATTCGTCTGTACAACCCCTACGGCTGACGAGAGGGGCGTCTATTTCGGCGCATGGACTACCGGCAATGTGGATGGTAGCACCCGTGTCCGATCCACTTTCCCTGAGGATTTTCCATTAACCGATGAACAGGCGTCCGATCCGGAGGCATTTTTTGCGCGATTCGACAGTAATCAGGACCGTAAGATCTCACGTGAAGAACTACCACCGAGTAGAATGAGAGAAGCCTTCAATTATCTCGATACGAATGCCTCTGGCTTAGTTGATTTCGAGGAACTGGCACCCTCTTTTATAGATGACGATCCAGAAACTAAGTTTGGAAGAAATGTATTTGTATCTATCAAACCGGGAGGACGGGGAAACATAACAGACACGCATGTGAATTGGGAAAAACGAAAAAATATACCTTACGTTTCTTCTCCCCTACTTTATCAGAACCGGCTCTACCTCGTTAAGAAAGGTGGCACGGTTTCTTGTCTCGATCCCAGTTCGGGAGTTGCCTATTACGAGCGCAAGCGACTGGGATCATCCGGCGAGTATTACGCCTCACCTATCGGTGTGGACAACAAGATTCTCATCGCATCCGAACCAGGAAAACTCATCATCCTCAAGGCCTCTGACGAATTCGAGATTCTCGAAAGCGTGGACATGAATGAATCCATAAAAGCCAGCCCGGCGATCGTGGATAATCATTTGTATGTGCGGACGGATCAGCATCTGTACGCGTTTTAA
- a CDS encoding spermine synthase — MKPHIKLAETKTPDGGTMSLFEHDGDYSISLDGAEIMHSRASTSEELLGQLGVDRLNREKESRVLIGGLGLGCTLKTALRFSSDKTIVEVAELLPAMEEWNREHMQSLNGSLVDHDRVKIRIQNASNLIRKAKPGTYDSIMLDVDNGPVAQVVKNNFSLYSNTGLRAIRSALKPKGRVIFWSAGPEPMFEPRFGRVGFKVKAVPAKVHERAKRAAYMLYVGDRLA, encoded by the coding sequence ATGAAACCACACATCAAGCTGGCTGAAACCAAAACCCCTGACGGAGGCACCATGTCTCTGTTCGAGCACGACGGGGATTATTCCATCAGTTTGGATGGGGCGGAGATCATGCATTCCCGGGCCAGCACCTCTGAAGAGCTGCTTGGCCAGCTGGGAGTAGATCGACTCAATCGTGAAAAAGAATCCCGGGTTCTGATCGGTGGTCTCGGTCTGGGATGTACTCTGAAAACCGCTCTCAGGTTTTCCTCAGATAAAACCATTGTCGAGGTAGCCGAACTTCTTCCGGCCATGGAAGAATGGAATCGTGAGCATATGCAATCGCTTAACGGCTCCTTGGTAGATCATGATCGAGTCAAGATTCGTATTCAAAATGCCAGCAACCTGATTCGCAAAGCCAAGCCAGGAACCTACGATTCGATCATGCTCGACGTTGACAACGGTCCCGTGGCGCAAGTGGTCAAAAACAATTTCTCTCTGTATTCGAATACTGGACTCAGGGCCATTCGCTCTGCGCTCAAACCAAAAGGCCGAGTCATCTTCTGGTCCGCGGGTCCAGAGCCCATGTTCGAACCTCGTTTTGGAAGAGTGGGGTTCAAGGTGAAGGCCGTCCCCGCCAAAGTTCATGAACGAGCCAAGCGTGCCGCCTATATGTTGTATGTGGGTGATCGTTTGGCTTAG
- a CDS encoding CPBP family intramembrane metalloprotease, with amino-acid sequence MSLKDSNIEIRPLWRNICQNGLILLGIVLLILTLFRAYGTIGGGPGQIIMLGFLLMWFVPWVFLTHQGRREIGLTLPKGFGWGISAPLLGLILALVCYWIGVLFYGDSAQHWFQSIAATFLQDERVLQMPRNKLFWMFTIPAMIFSPIGEEILFRGCIQRVVQDRWGIVWGVGISAFLFATVHLFHHGIDFYEEGLNVFWISGFLWWMLMIVASVGFSWLRVKYDSLIPAILGHSFYNLGMNYTIFYLLLPS; translated from the coding sequence ATGAGCCTGAAAGATTCTAATATAGAGATACGCCCTCTGTGGCGAAATATTTGTCAGAACGGGTTAATCCTTCTCGGCATCGTGTTACTCATCCTGACACTCTTCCGGGCATACGGAACCATTGGTGGAGGGCCCGGGCAGATTATAATGCTGGGCTTCCTGCTAATGTGGTTTGTCCCATGGGTATTTTTAACCCATCAAGGCCGGAGGGAGATCGGGCTTACCTTGCCCAAAGGATTTGGTTGGGGCATATCGGCCCCGTTGTTGGGGTTGATATTAGCCCTCGTCTGCTACTGGATAGGAGTTCTGTTTTATGGCGATTCAGCTCAGCATTGGTTCCAATCAATTGCAGCCACTTTTCTTCAGGACGAACGAGTCCTGCAAATGCCAAGGAATAAACTGTTTTGGATGTTCACTATCCCAGCTATGATTTTTTCACCGATTGGTGAGGAAATCCTGTTTCGTGGCTGTATTCAACGAGTGGTTCAAGATCGCTGGGGCATCGTATGGGGTGTTGGGATTAGTGCCTTCCTTTTTGCCACCGTGCATTTATTCCACCATGGGATTGATTTCTACGAGGAGGGCTTGAATGTATTTTGGATCTCTGGATTCCTTTGGTGGATGTTGATGATCGTTGCAAGTGTGGGTTTTAGTTGGCTACGGGTGAAATACGATTCGCTCATTCCCGCGATCCTCGGGCATTCCTTTTATAACCTCGGCATGAACTATACGATTTTCTACCTGCTACTCCCATCTTAG
- a CDS encoding GNAT family N-acetyltransferase, giving the protein MEENSKVAGFLEASLRIVVDGCLSSPVGYMEGICIFPEYRGRGLSRRLMEAAMQWMKDQGCTEMGSDAELHNAEAIKFHQANDFKETFRVVQFMKKLT; this is encoded by the coding sequence ATAGAAGAGAATTCCAAGGTTGCAGGCTTCCTCGAGGCCTCTTTACGCATTGTGGTTGATGGCTGCTTGTCGTCTCCCGTTGGATACATGGAAGGTATCTGTATCTTCCCGGAGTATCGGGGGCGTGGTCTTTCAAGGCGATTGATGGAAGCGGCCATGCAATGGATGAAAGATCAGGGCTGTACAGAAATGGGCTCCGATGCGGAGTTGCACAATGCCGAGGCTATTAAGTTCCATCAGGCAAATGATTTCAAGGAAACCTTTCGAGTGGTTCAGTTCATGAAAAAGCTTACCTAA
- a CDS encoding c-type cytochrome has translation MLPRTFSIILPLFIIFVVAGCSKQSETSTSSAAETDTTEEVVASKDAPRTHEADSQDIQYIKWTPELNIPDPVAISFDDRGRAYVTQTRRRRANDLDIRRHTDWIVGDISLNSVEEKESFFRTQMAPSRAEENKDRIIDYNEDGYVDWRDLTFYNERIYLVEDTDNDGFADSSKIYYEDFKTLVTGVAAGVLWHEGDVYATVAPDVWKFRDTDGDDIPDKKEVLATGFGLHIAYGGHDMHGLIVGPDGKIYWSIGDKGLNVVSKEGTRFFYPNQGAVLRANPDGSDFEVFARGLRNVQEPAFDEYGNWFGVDNDSDQTGETERFMYIVDGMDAGWRNDYQYRGDGYNPWMDEKMTIPYHKGQAAYIVPTIRNYVDGPAGFVKNPGTALNERYKDYFFLNATMNGAQYAFQVEQDGASFRMVNDHQIGEGLPLIGLTWGNDGALYTPDWGGGYPMNETGAIWKLDTPGGNQAIRAEVEQLLQEGMAERSVPQLRELLSHADQRIRLNAQFELVKRNEIDSLAEDSQADHQLKSIHAVWGLGQLARAENETAINQLLKLLDAADPEIQVQASKALGDLKPGSFNGQVLIPLLDSPHPRVRFQAALSIGQQGVSEAFNKIVSMIEATKENDTYMRHAGVVSLEGIGGAETLLDHASEQVRLSAVVALRRLVNPSVADFLMDSSELVVTEAARAIHDDFSIEEALPILARHLVSNSSNNEALVRRLINANFRIGGENEAYQVAEYADNNNNAAILRIDALDALANWKTPPPLDRVDGRRRYFKDRSVTNIGSIVKGKLENLLNSENSEILEKAVSAANNLSVTLSPVALEKLLRNNQAPGSLRVEALKSLQDPKNITYAQNSGSEDLRMAAASFLLKTNKESAANFLATRLSRSRSLTEKQKAIAMLAEIGNEIADREIKLQFEQLELGTLNPGLQLDILEAANARDMTSEIAAFEATRPQESSLAGYIETLEGGSIEAGKAIANTHLAAQCARCHKFKDGRGSEIGPNLKDIGAIRDKEYILRSLVEPGADIAEGFGMTTVSLKNGESITAQLGKETDSGIELVDLEGNRQMISSADIESRTEPMSSMPPMGLILNKRELRDVMAYLSSLK, from the coding sequence ATGCTACCACGCACGTTTTCCATAATCCTGCCCTTATTTATCATCTTCGTAGTTGCAGGCTGTTCCAAACAATCCGAAACAAGCACAAGTTCCGCTGCCGAAACAGATACAACAGAGGAAGTAGTCGCTTCTAAGGATGCCCCCAGGACACATGAGGCCGACTCCCAGGACATCCAATACATCAAATGGACTCCGGAATTGAATATCCCGGACCCAGTTGCCATAAGCTTTGATGATCGCGGCCGCGCCTACGTAACACAAACTCGTCGCAGGAGAGCCAACGATCTGGATATCCGCCGTCACACAGATTGGATTGTCGGCGATATCAGCTTAAACTCTGTAGAGGAGAAAGAATCATTTTTCAGGACCCAAATGGCCCCAAGCAGAGCTGAAGAAAATAAGGACCGGATTATAGACTACAACGAAGACGGATATGTTGACTGGCGGGACCTTACTTTCTACAATGAGCGTATCTATCTGGTTGAAGATACAGACAACGATGGATTCGCGGACAGCTCAAAAATCTACTATGAAGATTTCAAAACCCTGGTAACCGGAGTGGCGGCTGGAGTGCTCTGGCACGAAGGAGATGTCTATGCGACCGTAGCACCTGACGTGTGGAAGTTTCGAGATACCGATGGCGACGACATCCCCGATAAGAAGGAAGTGCTCGCCACCGGATTTGGCCTCCATATCGCCTATGGTGGACACGACATGCACGGACTTATCGTGGGGCCCGATGGGAAGATTTACTGGTCAATCGGGGACAAGGGCCTAAACGTAGTTTCTAAAGAAGGAACTCGGTTTTTCTATCCCAATCAAGGGGCAGTGCTTCGAGCCAACCCCGATGGAAGCGACTTTGAAGTATTCGCACGCGGATTGAGAAACGTCCAGGAGCCAGCATTCGACGAGTATGGAAATTGGTTTGGCGTGGACAACGACTCTGACCAAACCGGTGAGACCGAACGATTCATGTATATTGTAGATGGCATGGATGCAGGCTGGCGCAACGACTACCAGTATCGGGGTGATGGATACAACCCCTGGATGGATGAGAAAATGACAATTCCTTATCACAAAGGGCAAGCCGCTTACATCGTCCCTACCATTCGCAACTATGTTGATGGACCTGCGGGTTTTGTGAAGAATCCGGGCACGGCGCTCAATGAGCGCTACAAAGATTACTTTTTCCTAAACGCAACTATGAATGGCGCACAATACGCCTTCCAGGTAGAGCAAGATGGAGCCTCATTTAGGATGGTGAACGACCACCAGATCGGAGAAGGCCTACCTCTTATCGGACTGACTTGGGGCAATGACGGTGCACTCTATACACCTGACTGGGGTGGTGGATACCCCATGAACGAAACGGGAGCCATTTGGAAACTGGATACTCCGGGCGGGAATCAGGCTATCCGTGCAGAAGTGGAGCAATTACTGCAGGAAGGCATGGCTGAAAGATCCGTTCCACAACTGCGTGAGCTCTTATCCCATGCGGATCAGCGCATTCGCCTCAATGCACAATTTGAACTGGTCAAACGAAACGAGATCGACTCGCTGGCGGAAGACAGCCAAGCCGATCATCAACTTAAAAGCATTCACGCTGTCTGGGGACTGGGGCAGCTTGCGAGAGCTGAGAATGAAACAGCCATTAATCAGTTGCTCAAACTCCTTGATGCGGCAGATCCTGAAATTCAAGTGCAGGCGAGCAAAGCCCTTGGCGACTTAAAACCTGGCAGTTTCAATGGACAAGTCCTCATCCCCCTATTGGATTCCCCTCACCCTCGGGTGCGCTTTCAAGCGGCCTTGTCAATCGGTCAACAAGGAGTGAGCGAAGCTTTCAACAAGATCGTTTCAATGATCGAAGCCACCAAAGAGAACGATACCTACATGCGTCATGCAGGGGTTGTCTCCCTTGAGGGTATTGGCGGTGCGGAGACCCTATTAGACCATGCATCGGAGCAGGTACGTCTTAGCGCAGTCGTTGCACTTCGCAGACTCGTAAACCCATCGGTCGCTGATTTCCTCATGGACAGTTCAGAACTCGTAGTAACCGAAGCAGCACGAGCCATCCATGATGATTTTTCTATCGAAGAAGCATTACCCATACTCGCAAGGCATCTTGTTTCGAACAGCAGCAACAACGAAGCGCTTGTCCGTAGGCTGATAAATGCCAACTTTCGCATAGGAGGCGAAAACGAAGCGTACCAGGTCGCTGAATACGCGGACAATAACAACAATGCTGCTATCTTACGCATAGATGCGCTCGACGCCTTGGCGAATTGGAAAACTCCTCCCCCACTCGACCGTGTAGATGGAAGACGCCGCTACTTCAAAGATCGCTCTGTGACCAACATTGGAAGCATAGTGAAAGGCAAATTGGAGAATTTGCTTAACTCTGAGAACTCAGAGATACTAGAGAAAGCGGTTAGCGCAGCGAACAACTTATCCGTCACCCTAAGCCCAGTCGCACTGGAGAAGCTCCTACGCAATAATCAGGCCCCAGGCTCCCTCCGCGTGGAAGCCCTGAAGAGTCTTCAAGATCCAAAGAACATAACTTACGCGCAAAACTCAGGAAGCGAAGACTTGAGAATGGCGGCAGCCAGTTTTCTCTTAAAAACAAATAAGGAAAGTGCAGCCAATTTCCTGGCCACCCGCCTAAGCCGTTCGCGCTCACTCACCGAAAAACAAAAAGCCATAGCCATGCTGGCCGAAATCGGGAACGAAATCGCGGACCGAGAAATCAAACTGCAATTCGAACAGCTAGAGCTCGGAACCTTGAACCCGGGACTTCAACTGGATATTCTAGAAGCGGCTAATGCCAGGGACATGACCAGCGAAATCGCAGCCTTTGAAGCCACCCGCCCCCAGGAATCAAGTCTCGCAGGTTACATCGAGACACTTGAAGGAGGAAGTATCGAGGCGGGTAAAGCGATTGCCAATACACACCTGGCTGCCCAATGCGCCCGGTGCCACAAATTTAAAGATGGTCGGGGTAGCGAGATAGGCCCCAACCTAAAAGATATCGGTGCGATAAGAGATAAGGAATACATCCTCCGATCCCTCGTCGAACCAGGCGCCGATATTGCAGAAGGCTTCGGCATGACCACCGTTAGCTTGAAGAATGGAGAAAGTATCACCGCCCAATTGGGTAAAGAAACAGATTCGGGAATCGAGCTTGTGGATCTAGAAGGAAACAGACAAATGATCTCGAGCGCAGATATTGAGTCTCGGACTGAACCCATGTCTTCGATGCCTCCCATGGGGCTGATTTTGAACAAGCGAGAACTGAGAGACGTCATGGCTTATTTGAGCAGCCTAAAGTAG